In Brasilonema sennae CENA114, the sequence CTGCACCACATGGGTCAACTCATGGGCAATCAACTCCTGCCCCCCTCGACTACCAGGATTATATTCTCCTTGCCGAAAGAACACATTGTGTCCCGTCGTGAAAGCCCTCGCCTGTAGCGACCGATTCAACTGGTTAGCCCGAGAATCTGTGTGAACCTTCACCCTACTAAAGTCAGCCCCAATTGCCTGCTCCATTGGTTCTCGGATACTGTCAGCTAGAAGTTGCCCACCACCCCGTGCCTGTTTAATTGACGCTTCCAGGTCTGGCGCAGCAGTCATCCCAACCTTAGCTGACCGAAGCTGTAACATTGGCTTCATTTGAAGTTGTTTCGCTTCTTCAGATATTTCCTCTCGCTGAAGATTTTGACTTGACTGCTGAGAAACAGGTGCATTAATCTGGTTGACGACTTGTGCTGCTACCCGATCCGCTTCCTGTTCGTACTTATCTCCCGGCTCTCCAATTGTAAGTTTTGTTTGCACCGCAAGCTTTGATGGTGCATCAGGACGACTTATGGGGATATTGGCAAAGTTGTGACCAAAGCTCGATGCGTGTTGGAGTCTCCTGTGCAACAAGCCACTCATTTTTGCCTGCAATACAGTGAGCTGTTCCTGTCCCTCTGGCGTTAGTGTGCCATACTTTGCCTGGATCTCTAGTTTCGTCGCCTCAAGCTTTTGCTGTTGAAATTCTTGATTCTCTGTTTCCGTTTGTGTCAAAGGGTTCTGTGATTGCGGTTTAGGTTGGGCAATAAAGGGGCGCGACCGGATCTGACTGAGTACTGGGTTTGAAGCGGACGAGTCAGCTTTTTTGTGGATGTGCGATCGTTTGTTCATTGCCAGCCTCAGAACTCAACTGTGGGTGATCCAAACATTGTCTCACCCACCATTGCCTTAATCTATTAGACATTAGTCTAATATTTGTTGGTCCTCCTTCTTTGCGATAAGCCATCGGCTTTAGCTTGTGCGTATCGCACGCGAATCAACCTTCATGCATGGGCGAACGCAAGACTATTAAGACTGTGGCTACAAGAAAGCGCGATAAGCCATCGGCTTTAGCTTGTGCGTATCGCACGCGAATCAACCTTCATGCATGGGCAATCGCTCTTGTTTTCCCAAAAACCAATCAAATTTGGACAAGATGATTAGGGTTGCGATCGCACTACCGGGCTGGCGAGGCTTACGGGATGGTTGGGGTTCGGCAATCAGTCTAGCGATGATGCGCTCTGCGCGGAGCTATCGCCCGAAAAAATCTGCACTTCTTCACCAGGTTGCAGACTTGCAATCAGTTAAGGTAAACGAAGTTGGGCTTCTGCTTAAGTGCATCATCCCTGGTCTTGAAGTTATGGACTTGATCAGTTACCAGAATATGAGGCAGACACACCTTGTTTACGGCTGACTGTTAACATAGATGTAACCTGCGATGAGCAAAATCGCCCAGTTAATTTCTTATATCGATATCCCCGCTAGGTGTAGGGTTATGACTATTTTGACATTAAATTTAGATACCGTTCATTTGACCGACGAACAGTTCTATGAGCTATGTCAAAATAACCGCGAGTTACAGTTTGAACGAACATCCAGGGGAGAGTTGATTATTATGCCACCTGTTGGAGGGGAGAGCGGTAATCGAGAAGCTGATATAATTATTGATTTGGGAGTTTGGAATCGGCAAACAGGTCTTGGTTATATCTTCAGTTCCTCTACTGTATTTAAGTTACCCAATGGCGCAAATCGTTCTCCTGATGCTGCTTGGATTCAAAAGAAACGTTGGGAAGCACTCACGCCAGAACAAAGACGCAAGTTTCCCCCCATCGCACCGGATTTTGTTGTTGAATTAAGGTCAGCTACAGATGATTTGGAACTGCTGCGCGACAAAATGCGGGAATATATAGATGCAGGAGTACAATTGGGATGGTTGATTAATCCCCAGCAGCAACAAGTAGAAATTTATCGTCCCGGAGTTGATGTAGAAGTGCAAAATCTACCGACAAAATTAAGGGGTGAAAATCTATTGCCTGGATTTAGTTTGAGTTTATCGTCCTATTTATATGGATAGATTTGTTGGGTTTTGTTACCTCAACCTTGTATTTAGGGGTAGAGAGGTCAATACTAGACAAGTTTACCACTGCCCTGCGTAGTCTTCCTTCTGCAAACCTGTCAATTGCCGCCGTTTCCAAGCATAATTCAGAATATTAATTCCCAATTCCTGGGCTGTGCGAATGGTTAGCCTCGGCAAAGACAATGCTTTATCTAGCCCCCATGCTGATGCCAAGTCACCAATTGATAATATAATTCCTCCTCCTACTTGAAGTTGAATGTTTTGTTGATTGATAATTGGCAACGCTGCAAATAAGAAAGGTTTTGTTCGTAAAGGATGATCTTTTCTCCACTCTTCTAAAGGTTTTAAGGGACAGTCTAACTGTTGAGCTAAACTTTGAACACTTTCAATTAAAGCAGTGGCGCTTATAGGCGCATCAACTAACAGTACACCTCCATCGCTTATATATTTTTTTAAGGATTCTAATTCTGGGCTGTTAAGAGAAAGTGCTTGTTGACCTGTGAGGTAAAGTAAGTCATAATCCTGAATATTTTCTTCTAAAGTGACTTGATAAACTTCATCCGTTCCTCGTAAAAAAGGGTAAAGAGGTTCTATAGCTTGTAATAAATATGAGAGTTGAAAAAAGTTACGAGAACATTCAGAATCGCTATGATTCACTTGAGCCATGCGAATAATTGCTTGAGGTCTGGCTTGTGCTAAATTACGAAAACGCAGATCGATATCGTTATATCCAGGAAAAAAAACGTCAGATGGTTGGGAAATAGAAACTGGACCTGGTGGTAAGATGACTCGGCAAATTTCTACTTCTGAACTATTTGGTAAAGTACTTTTTTCATCAATTCGGAATGTTTCTTGAACAACGTCTCCTTGTACTTCTCGCCGCAATTGATCGGGATCTACATAACTGACTACTAAATAAACTGTGACAGGATCGGTATCAGTGACTTCTGTGGCAATCCGAAAGTCAATCACATTGGGTACAACAATCACATGACCCATTAAATCAATTGCAATTCCAGGTTGAATTTGTACCCAACGTTCATCTCGATATCGCGCTTCTACTTGACGGGGGGCGGGAATAACTCTGACTCCTAAACCACAAACTATGCCTGGTTGATTTAAAGATTGATAGTGAGCATTTTGCCTTCTTAGGTGGTAGTCATGCGCCTTGCGCCAACGTTCGGCATTTATTAACAGACCATCTGTGGGATGAAGACGCTCTAAGGGTTTAATGGTTGGTGGTGGAAAGGGGTGAGTCATTTGAATTACGAATTATGAATTAACTTTTACAATTACTCGGAACCTCACCCTGCCCTGTCGGGCATCCCTCTCCTTGGTAAGGAGAGGGAAAGATTTTAGCGTAGCTGAAAGCGAGGGTGAGGTTTTGAGCGAGATGTGTATACACCATGACCTTGGCAAGGGGAGCCAGTGCGTTGCGGAGCCAGTACTGCAGGAGGGTTTCCCTCCGTAAGTATCTGGCCTTGGGGTTCCCCCCGTTGTAGCACCTAGCGTGAGGGTGCCGTCAGGCGGGTGGGGTATAATTGCGATATTACCCAGGATTTTCAATAGATAAGTCATATGTACAGAAGGCGGGCTTTTCTTGGTCAATAATACGTCGTACTAGTTCTTCATCAAGACTATTGGGATGGATGGGGCGCAACCTCACTGAAAAATGATAAGGTTTTCCACCTCCTAAAACAGCTCTTTCTCCTAAATCTGCAGCCCCCAATACAAAACCCGGACCAAATGCTTCAATGATACCGATCCGTTTATCAGATTCGGGCAAATCTTCATCTAATGGTAAACCTGTATAGAGATGCAAATACAGACGCAAACCATTACGAGTACCACGCCAACGGTAAAGTTCTACAGCACGGCGAATCAAACGGCGTTGCTGAGGCATTTCCCAGCTAGCTTCAACTGACCAACCTACCCAATGTGCTAAAAACGGTAATAAAGCTTTTGGTGCTGTCAAAGGGTCAAGGTTTGCCCACATGGTGTTGAAACTGTCAACGATTGGTTGATAAGTCTGCTCAAAAATTTTCAGGAAGCGACCAATAAAGTCTACTTCATGATACATTTGAGGTAAAAACTCCATGTAAGCACTGTAAGGACGTATATAAAGACCAAAATCAGCTTCTTCTATTTGTTCGTACTCAGTGCCTGGATCAACTTTTACAATAACCCGACTGCGATAATTTAGCTCTAACTTTTCTTTTTTACCAACGCGGAGTGCTTCTTGATCTTCAAAAAATGAAGCAGGAACGTGAAAATAAAGCACAGCATCCATCTGCGCTCCAGGCACAAGTTCATTACCCTCTGTTCCCAGTTGACACCATTCTATGGGAAAGTCGCCTTCTATCCTCCAACTTAAGCGTATGCTCTGTTGCAGCAAGTTCTTGACTTGCAAGATCATTTCGTTAGGCTCTCCTGGATGAAGTACCAAATTGGAACCAACGGGTGTATCTAATGTTGCATTTGTTATATTTTCTGCATCAGCCAAATCTAAGCCAGCTACAGGTGCAGACTCAGAAATTCGCATTGGTGTTAATTGAATCTCGATGCTTTTTTGCCAACTTCCAATTTGAACCATATCAGCAGCAACTCTTAACGAGTGATAAAATTGATAGTGTGGCTTGAGCGCAAACCGCTATCTGCCCAAGAACAAACCAAACCTAACAATCCTGGATCAATCATCTGCTCTGGGGAGTTTTGACGAACCCAAGTGTCGCCGCTTTTACGTATTGGAAACATCAGGACTGGACCGAGATACCGCACTCCAGGGATTTGTTGTAGTAAGGCAATAATATCTGAGGTATACACGGGTCGTCCAAAAGGCCATCCTTTACTGTCTAAACCACCAGTCAGAGGATTTAAAAATTGATACAAGGCAATCTGTAAGTTGAGCACAATCTCTCGTTGGGCGAGAGGGTTATTATAAGTAGGTTCTAAAGCAATTTCTGTCTGAACGGAAACACCGACATAATCGGGTTCTTGAAGTAAAACTTGCACTCCTAGCAGGCGTCGGTCATCTAAGTATGCCAAAATCTGTTCTTGGAGACTGGGTTGGAGTACAAACGCTTCTGGGGCGATGCCTTCTCCTTGGGCGATCGCATCCGTATTTGCCTGTGGTACTACAATCAAACGTACTATTCCCCCACCAGTGCTAGCTGTTGCTGGCAAACAATGAACGCGAGCCACTGCGCCTGCACCTGCACGTTGTGCCAAGACTTCAAAATCTTCAGCAGTGACGGCGCGATCGCGGGTGCGTAGTATGCGAGGTGCTCTTAAGACAGCCTGTTCCAAGGATTCAGCATCAGCGCCATTAGTGGCTGGTTTGTGGTTAATGGCACTAGCAACGTAGGGAAAACCTGACCTTAAAAACTGGAGTGTGCCACTTTGGACATTGCCTATGCGACCTCCTCCCGTGCGATAGGCAACCATGACGATTGTTGACCCTCGGGGAGGAATTGCGCCATATTGGTGTTCAAAGGCTCGCAGTTCCGCATCGTTCACCTGTGTTCTTAATTCATAAGGCTGAGGCTGCTGTATCTTAGAACGAATTTTTGTTTTTCTTTCTAACTGGTCAGGTTCGCGAATTAGGGGTCCAAACTGGACTGTACCTGTGAGAGAATCAATTGTGTAATGGCGATCATCTGGATCAGAATCGGCAAAATCTGCAACTTCTTGCCATCTCTGAGGTAAACCCCCAGGGGGAGTCACGAGAATATACTCATCTTCTCGACGCTCTAAAATCGCAGACCCTTCCAACTCAAAAATCTGACCAGGCGTGCCATCACTGATTCCCAAGCGTTCGTCCTCGATCAGGGTACTGTGACTTGCCCTTACTGTACCGCCAATCGATTCCACTGCTAGACTAATAATTCTTGGAGAACTGTTGTAACTGGGCTGATTACCTTCTGGCTCTGTTAAAACGCAGCGTATCCAACGACCTCTATAAGTGGTAAAGCTTGCTACTGGCCAACTTAGAGGTAGATGGAGAATAACATCTGCTATTTGAGCGGGATCGTCATCAAGTTCTGCAATTTCATGAAAACTGAAGCCCCGCGTTGCATCATCGGCTTCTTGCAACAAAACTGGTTGCCATTTTTTACCATCCCACGCTTCCCATCGACGAGGTGGTTGATTAGGATTGATACCAGTTGGCGATGCAGCTGCTCCTTGAAACGTGATTGATAAAACATTTCCTTCTATGGGTTCATTTGGTTCCATGACAAGGTAAAAGCAGTTACCGGGCTGCGGGTTTTCTTCAAAAAGAAGTTGTTCGTTGCCGAACCACGTACCATCTGGTTGACGCGTCCATTGGTTGGTGACTTGATCGCGCAAAATTAGAGGAGAGTCTTCCGTAGTTTGAGATGTTAAAAAGTGCCGCAGACTGGGTTTGCCGATTAGCAAAGGAGAGTCAGTACTGAAAACGACTGCTTCCATCGTTTCAGTTCCCAAGGTTGCCACTTGTAACCCAGTCGGAATAATATATGTTTCTGAAGGATACGTTGTGAGATAAAAAGTAATATCTGTTCGTGCTGGAGCTGGGGGCTGTAGGCGTATCCCCAGTAATTCTAAAAAAGCAACATAATTTTTACGCGGAACTTGGTTGAACCTCAGCAACATTTGGTCTGTCAACCAAGCAAATAATTCAATCAGTGTAATTCCCGGATCACTCAAGTTGTGATCTGTCCACTCTGGGCAGTAGCGCGGAATTCGCAGAACACACTCTTCTACTAATTCATCAAAGGTGCGATCGTCCAGATTAGAATTAGGCAATTTAGGTAAAAAATCGAATTCCACACTTACTCCACTGCTGAAGCTAGATAAAAGGGATAGACAAAGCTGTAAATGTCATATTCGTCTTTCAGACGATAATTGATGATGATATCTATTCTGCCCCGCACCGGATCTGAATCGGTTAGCACTTCATCGACAACAATGCGAGGTTCCCAAACCTGCAACGCTTCTAAAACATACATCCGTATTTGGATCAAAGTTTTGCTATTCAATGGTGCAAACACCAGTTCTGACAAGCGCGAGCCAAATTCAGGTCGATACACCCGCTCACCCACCTCAGTGCGTAAGATGATCCAAATAGCTTCCTTAATCTTTTGTTCGTAAGAGCTAAGCTGTAGTCCCCCTTGTAAGCTAACATGCAGCGGGAAAGCCCAGCCCCTTCCTAAATAGTCTTGTTCCTGACTATCAATTACATCTGGCATAAGGCAGCCCTTGCTAGT encodes:
- a CDS encoding GPW/gp25 family protein; translated protein: MPDVIDSQEQDYLGRGWAFPLHVSLQGGLQLSSYEQKIKEAIWIILRTEVGERVYRPEFGSRLSELVFAPLNSKTLIQIRMYVLEALQVWEPRIVVDEVLTDSDPVRGRIDIIINYRLKDEYDIYSFVYPFYLASAVE
- a CDS encoding putative baseplate assembly protein, with amino-acid sequence MEFDFLPKLPNSNLDDRTFDELVEECVLRIPRYCPEWTDHNLSDPGITLIELFAWLTDQMLLRFNQVPRKNYVAFLELLGIRLQPPAPARTDITFYLTTYPSETYIIPTGLQVATLGTETMEAVVFSTDSPLLIGKPSLRHFLTSQTTEDSPLILRDQVTNQWTRQPDGTWFGNEQLLFEENPQPGNCFYLVMEPNEPIEGNVLSITFQGAAASPTGINPNQPPRRWEAWDGKKWQPVLLQEADDATRGFSFHEIAELDDDPAQIADVILHLPLSWPVASFTTYRGRWIRCVLTEPEGNQPSYNSSPRIISLAVESIGGTVRASHSTLIEDERLGISDGTPGQIFELEGSAILERREDEYILVTPPGGLPQRWQEVADFADSDPDDRHYTIDSLTGTVQFGPLIREPDQLERKTKIRSKIQQPQPYELRTQVNDAELRAFEHQYGAIPPRGSTIVMVAYRTGGGRIGNVQSGTLQFLRSGFPYVASAINHKPATNGADAESLEQAVLRAPRILRTRDRAVTAEDFEVLAQRAGAGAVARVHCLPATASTGGGIVRLIVVPQANTDAIAQGEGIAPEAFVLQPSLQEQILAYLDDRRLLGVQVLLQEPDYVGVSVQTEIALEPTYNNPLAQREIVLNLQIALYQFLNPLTGGLDSKGWPFGRPVYTSDIIALLQQIPGVRYLGPVLMFPIRKSGDTWVRQNSPEQMIDPGLLGLVCSWADSGLRSSHTINFITR
- a CDS encoding DUF4159 domain-containing protein, translating into MTHPFPPPTIKPLERLHPTDGLLINAERWRKAHDYHLRRQNAHYQSLNQPGIVCGLGVRVIPAPRQVEARYRDERWVQIQPGIAIDLMGHVIVVPNVIDFRIATEVTDTDPVTVYLVVSYVDPDQLRREVQGDVVQETFRIDEKSTLPNSSEVEICRVILPPGPVSISQPSDVFFPGYNDIDLRFRNLAQARPQAIIRMAQVNHSDSECSRNFFQLSYLLQAIEPLYPFLRGTDEVYQVTLEENIQDYDLLYLTGQQALSLNSPELESLKKYISDGGVLLVDAPISATALIESVQSLAQQLDCPLKPLEEWRKDHPLRTKPFLFAALPIINQQNIQLQVGGGIILSIGDLASAWGLDKALSLPRLTIRTAQELGINILNYAWKRRQLTGLQKEDYAGQW
- a CDS encoding phage tail protein encodes the protein MVQIGSWQKSIEIQLTPMRISESAPVAGLDLADAENITNATLDTPVGSNLVLHPGEPNEMILQVKNLLQQSIRLSWRIEGDFPIEWCQLGTEGNELVPGAQMDAVLYFHVPASFFEDQEALRVGKKEKLELNYRSRVIVKVDPGTEYEQIEEADFGLYIRPYSAYMEFLPQMYHEVDFIGRFLKIFEQTYQPIVDSFNTMWANLDPLTAPKALLPFLAHWVGWSVEASWEMPQQRRLIRRAVELYRWRGTRNGLRLYLHLYTGLPLDEDLPESDKRIGIIEAFGPGFVLGAADLGERAVLGGGKPYHFSVRLRPIHPNSLDEELVRRIIDQEKPAFCTYDLSIENPG
- a CDS encoding DUF4157 domain-containing protein encodes the protein MNKRSHIHKKADSSASNPVLSQIRSRPFIAQPKPQSQNPLTQTETENQEFQQQKLEATKLEIQAKYGTLTPEGQEQLTVLQAKMSGLLHRRLQHASSFGHNFANIPISRPDAPSKLAVQTKLTIGEPGDKYEQEADRVAAQVVNQINAPVSQQSSQNLQREEISEEAKQLQMKPMLQLRSAKVGMTAAPDLEASIKQARGGGQLLADSIREPMEQAIGADFSRVKVHTDSRANQLNRSLQARAFTTGHNVFFRQGEYNPGSRGGQELIAHELTHVVQQNGGAVSKKPLPQPQLSQHPATEAPSTSGLIQAMESSRGEEASSPVEAGETPIIVKKEGGKKAEFTIKGLINCVGVVIKVYEPGGFDHIAAVGGHFVTPKMYDTEKDTLTNDGMAFISKINTLIGKVDKKNLEAEFHVKASAVAGSKSTAMEEAKKAANAIKNELNIGGGIYQSSDEVHVVI
- a CDS encoding Uma2 family endonuclease; translated protein: MTILTLNLDTVHLTDEQFYELCQNNRELQFERTSRGELIIMPPVGGESGNREADIIIDLGVWNRQTGLGYIFSSSTVFKLPNGANRSPDAAWIQKKRWEALTPEQRRKFPPIAPDFVVELRSATDDLELLRDKMREYIDAGVQLGWLINPQQQQVEIYRPGVDVEVQNLPTKLRGENLLPGFSLSLSSYLYG